A single region of the Agromyces sp. Leaf222 genome encodes:
- a CDS encoding MerR family transcriptional regulator → MRMSALAAEADLPVATVKYYLREGLLHPGTATGATQAVYDAGHVRRLRLVRALVGPVGLSVQQARTVLELVDEPGGDLYTTLGRAVGTLPPSAAPAGEASDPYPRARAALEALGQVYDPEFAAVAQLEGALAAAEDAGLPIGADRLAAYGRAAADIAAFDLSRMPAEPHAAVEYTVLGTALYEPVLLALRRLAHQDAAVRLLAQTD, encoded by the coding sequence ATGCGGATGTCAGCCCTCGCCGCCGAGGCGGACCTGCCCGTCGCGACCGTGAAGTACTACCTGCGCGAGGGGCTCCTGCACCCGGGCACCGCGACCGGGGCCACCCAGGCCGTCTACGACGCCGGCCATGTGCGCCGCCTGCGACTCGTGCGCGCCCTCGTCGGCCCCGTGGGACTCAGCGTGCAGCAGGCTCGCACCGTGCTCGAGCTCGTCGACGAGCCGGGCGGCGACCTCTACACGACGCTCGGCCGCGCCGTCGGCACCTTGCCGCCGAGCGCAGCACCCGCCGGCGAGGCATCCGACCCCTACCCGCGCGCCCGCGCCGCGCTCGAGGCGCTCGGCCAGGTCTACGACCCCGAGTTCGCCGCCGTCGCGCAACTCGAGGGGGCGCTCGCCGCCGCCGAGGATGCCGGCCTGCCGATCGGCGCCGACCGCCTCGCCGCCTACGGCCGGGCCGCGGCCGACATCGCCGCATTCGACCTCTCGCGCATGCCGGCCGAGCCGCACGCCGCCGTCGAGTACACCGTGCTCGGCACCGCGCTCTACGAGCCCGTGCTGCTCGCGCTGCGCCGCCTCGCGCACCAGGATGCAGCGGTCAGGCTCCTCGCGCAGACGGACTGA
- a CDS encoding 6-phospho-beta-glucosidase — protein MKLAIVGGGSTYTPELIDGFARLRDTLPLEEIRLVDPDPQRLALVSGMSQRMLEHAGHPAKVIGTTDLVAGVSDADAVLIQLRVGGQDARHADETWPHEAGCIGQETTGPGGLAKALRTVPVVLRIADVVREHAKPDAWIVDFTNPVGIVTRALLEAGHRAVGLCNVAIGFQRRFASLFDVEHDRVSLGHVGLNHLTWERSVVIDGDDRLPGLLQHRLGDLADEVHLAPELIAQLGVVPSYYLRYYYAHDEVLREQLHEPTRAEAVRAIERELLELYADPAQHEKPAALEGRGGAFYSEAAIELLAAMRDGASRSRVVNLRNDGVLPFLPDDHVIEVPAVFRDGRFHAEPVAPLPDDIRGLIASVAGYERLALDAAVHGGRDRVLRAMRAHPLVLQHERAERLTDLLMAENAPFLEWAR, from the coding sequence ATGAAGCTCGCCATCGTCGGCGGAGGCTCGACCTACACCCCCGAACTCATCGACGGGTTCGCCCGCCTGCGCGACACGCTCCCGCTCGAGGAGATCCGTCTCGTCGACCCCGACCCGCAGCGCCTCGCGCTCGTCTCGGGCATGTCGCAGCGGATGCTCGAGCACGCCGGGCACCCCGCGAAGGTGATCGGCACCACCGACCTCGTGGCCGGCGTCTCCGACGCCGACGCCGTGCTGATCCAGCTGCGGGTCGGCGGGCAGGACGCCCGCCACGCCGATGAGACGTGGCCGCACGAGGCCGGATGCATCGGCCAGGAGACCACCGGGCCCGGCGGGCTCGCGAAGGCGCTCCGCACCGTGCCGGTGGTGCTCCGCATCGCCGACGTCGTGCGCGAGCACGCCAAGCCCGACGCGTGGATCGTCGACTTCACGAATCCCGTGGGCATCGTGACGCGCGCCCTGCTCGAGGCGGGCCACCGCGCCGTCGGCCTCTGCAACGTCGCCATCGGCTTCCAGCGGCGCTTCGCCTCGCTCTTCGACGTCGAGCACGACCGCGTGAGCCTCGGCCACGTCGGCCTCAACCACCTGACCTGGGAGCGGAGCGTCGTCATCGACGGCGACGACCGGCTGCCCGGGCTGCTGCAGCACCGGCTCGGCGACCTCGCCGACGAGGTGCACCTCGCACCGGAGCTCATCGCGCAGCTCGGGGTCGTGCCCTCCTACTACCTGCGGTACTACTACGCGCACGACGAGGTCCTGCGCGAGCAGCTGCACGAGCCGACGCGGGCCGAGGCGGTGCGCGCGATCGAGCGCGAGCTGCTCGAGCTCTACGCGGACCCCGCGCAGCACGAGAAGCCCGCGGCGCTCGAGGGTCGTGGCGGCGCTTTCTACTCCGAGGCTGCGATCGAGTTGCTCGCGGCGATGCGCGACGGCGCGAGCCGCTCGCGAGTGGTCAACCTGCGCAACGACGGCGTGCTGCCGTTCCTGCCCGACGACCACGTCATCGAGGTGCCGGCCGTGTTCCGCGACGGGCGATTCCACGCCGAGCCCGTCGCTCCGCTGCCCGACGACATCCGCGGCCTCATCGCCTCGGTCGCCGGCTACGAACGGCTCGCCCTCGATGCGGCGGTGCACGGCGGTCGCGACCGCGTGCTCCGGGCGATGCGCGCGCACCCGCTCGTGCTGCAGCACGAGCGGGCCGAGCGGCTCACCGACCTGCTCATGGCCGAGAACGCCCCGTTCCTGGAGTGGGCGCGTTGA
- a CDS encoding ABC transporter ATP-binding protein — protein sequence MNAIDSIPSSIGAVSTAGEPVLTARNVSIEYEVDPPVKAVRGASITLHRGEILGLAGESGCGKTTLAYGLNRLLKAPALMTGGEVVFHDASGADIDVVALDGESLRRFRWDKVSMVFQGSMNSLNPVMNVRKQLADVFLTHRPKMKRAERDARCAELLTLVGVDPARLSSFPHELSGGMRQRVMIAMALALDPQVMIMDEPTTALDVVVQRGIIREIMRLRERLGFAVIFITHDLPLLIEISDRIAIMLEGEIIEQGASEQIFRSPEHPYTRRLLSSFPSLRGERGDFIRTGAASGGAA from the coding sequence ATGAACGCCATCGATTCCATCCCGAGCAGCATCGGCGCCGTCTCGACCGCCGGCGAACCGGTGCTCACCGCGCGCAACGTCTCGATCGAGTACGAGGTGGACCCGCCCGTCAAGGCCGTGCGCGGGGCATCCATCACCCTGCACCGGGGCGAGATCCTCGGCCTCGCGGGGGAGTCGGGCTGCGGCAAGACGACCCTCGCCTACGGGCTGAACCGGCTGTTGAAGGCGCCGGCGCTCATGACCGGCGGCGAGGTCGTGTTCCATGACGCATCCGGTGCCGACATCGACGTGGTCGCCCTCGACGGCGAGTCGTTGCGCCGGTTCCGGTGGGACAAGGTGTCGATGGTCTTCCAGGGCTCGATGAACTCCCTGAACCCCGTCATGAACGTGCGCAAGCAGTTGGCCGACGTGTTCCTCACGCACCGTCCGAAGATGAAACGCGCCGAGCGCGACGCGCGATGCGCAGAGCTGCTGACGCTCGTCGGCGTCGACCCCGCGCGTCTGTCGAGCTTCCCGCACGAGCTGTCGGGCGGTATGCGACAGCGCGTCATGATCGCGATGGCGCTCGCCCTCGATCCGCAGGTGATGATCATGGACGAGCCGACCACGGCGCTCGACGTGGTCGTGCAGCGCGGCATCATCCGCGAGATCATGCGGCTCCGAGAGCGCCTCGGATTCGCGGTGATCTTCATCACCCACGACCTGCCGCTGCTCATCGAGATCAGCGACCGCATCGCGATCATGCTCGAGGGCGAGATCATCGAGCAGGGCGCATCCGAGCAGATCTTCCGCTCCCCGGAGCATCCGTATACGAGGCGACTGCTCTCGAGCTTCCCGAGCCTGCGCGGTGAGCGCGGCGACTTCATCCGCACGGGCGCGGCGAGCGGAGGCGCGGCATGA
- a CDS encoding ABC transporter ATP-binding protein encodes MSGRGPVPERTTLEARNLVKDFRLRSGVSVRTLHAVKDVSFTLEPGRTIALVGESGSGKSTIARMMAKLETPTSGGILLDGRPSATRGAALARYRRDVQMVFQDPFSSLNPFHPIRHHLERPLRIHNPGLSGRQIRERADELLERVRLSPAATFADRRPHELSGGQRQRVAIARALAPGSRFIIADEPVSMLDVSIRLGVLNLLAELQRQEQLGVLYITHDLATARHFSDEILVMYRGEIVERGPSEQVILDPRHEYTKSLLEAAADPERLGRLRDEVRSGG; translated from the coding sequence ATGAGCGGGCGGGGCCCTGTGCCCGAGCGCACGACGCTCGAGGCGCGCAACCTGGTGAAGGACTTCCGGCTGCGCAGCGGCGTCAGCGTGCGCACGCTGCATGCCGTGAAGGACGTCTCGTTCACGCTCGAGCCCGGTCGCACGATCGCCCTCGTCGGCGAGAGCGGGTCGGGCAAGTCGACGATCGCGCGCATGATGGCCAAGCTCGAGACGCCGACGTCGGGCGGGATCCTGCTCGACGGGCGCCCGAGCGCGACGAGGGGCGCCGCCCTCGCCAGGTACCGGCGCGACGTGCAGATGGTGTTCCAGGACCCGTTCAGCTCGCTGAACCCGTTCCACCCGATCCGGCACCACCTCGAGCGGCCGCTGCGCATCCACAACCCCGGACTCTCGGGGCGGCAGATCCGTGAACGGGCCGATGAGCTGCTCGAGCGGGTCCGGCTCTCGCCGGCGGCGACGTTCGCCGATCGCCGACCGCACGAGCTCTCGGGCGGCCAGCGGCAGCGGGTCGCGATCGCGCGAGCACTCGCCCCCGGGTCGCGGTTCATCATCGCCGACGAGCCGGTCTCGATGCTCGACGTCTCGATCCGCCTCGGCGTGCTCAACCTGCTGGCCGAGCTGCAACGGCAGGAGCAGCTGGGCGTGCTCTACATCACCCACGACCTCGCGACGGCGCGGCACTTCTCCGACGAGATCCTGGTGATGTACCGCGGTGAGATCGTCGAGCGGGGGCCGAGCGAGCAGGTGATCCTCGATCCCCGCCACGAGTACACGAAGTCGCTGCTCGAGGCGGCGGCCGACCCAGAGCGCCTCGGTCGGTTGCGCGACGAGGTGCGGAGCGGCGGGTGA
- a CDS encoding ROK family transcriptional regulator — MSQIDPGTPTWLAARNDRAAFRLLLEHGPLTRSRLGELTGLSKPTASQMLARLERVGLIHPVGERSGGRGPNAITYGVRTDRITGVAISILDRAIQAVVVDAADHEHPIVQVPTDGHDRSPEGDVRVAVRAACAEAGIDEHTVSRVMIGVQAAFFVDGDELSFTDTLPGWPAVGARARIERELGLEVTIDNDVNLATMAERSSGVAQDAASFALFWIGDGLGVGLDLGGVVHRGASGGAGEIGYLAVPRTAEPLAPGANDFTDLLGGPAVARLLSSDGETLADVLPRLAHDDAAMSALADRVILAVNPLLAILDPSMIVLGGPTGTAGGPRLVELVAERVDAAAHPKLALRTSGTGAQPVLLGARQQLVEQIRDHLEADISLST; from the coding sequence ATGAGCCAGATCGACCCGGGCACCCCGACGTGGCTCGCGGCGCGCAACGACCGTGCCGCCTTCCGCCTCCTGCTCGAGCACGGTCCGCTGACCAGGTCTCGGCTCGGCGAGCTCACGGGCCTCTCCAAGCCCACGGCGTCGCAGATGCTCGCACGGCTCGAGCGCGTCGGGCTCATCCACCCGGTCGGCGAGCGATCCGGCGGCCGGGGGCCCAATGCGATCACGTACGGCGTCCGCACCGATCGCATCACGGGCGTCGCCATCTCGATCCTCGACCGCGCCATCCAGGCCGTCGTGGTCGACGCCGCCGACCACGAGCATCCGATCGTGCAGGTCCCGACCGACGGGCACGATCGCTCGCCCGAGGGTGACGTGCGCGTGGCTGTGCGCGCGGCCTGCGCCGAGGCGGGCATCGACGAGCACACGGTCAGCCGCGTGATGATCGGCGTGCAGGCGGCGTTCTTCGTCGACGGCGACGAGCTCTCGTTCACCGACACGCTGCCCGGTTGGCCGGCCGTCGGGGCTCGCGCCCGCATCGAGCGCGAACTGGGCCTCGAGGTGACGATCGACAACGACGTCAACCTCGCGACCATGGCGGAGCGTTCGTCGGGCGTCGCGCAGGATGCCGCGAGCTTCGCGCTGTTCTGGATCGGCGACGGTCTCGGCGTCGGCCTCGACCTCGGCGGCGTCGTGCACCGCGGCGCCTCCGGCGGTGCGGGCGAGATCGGCTACCTCGCGGTGCCGCGCACGGCCGAGCCGCTCGCGCCGGGAGCCAATGACTTCACCGACCTGCTCGGCGGCCCCGCGGTGGCGAGGCTCCTGAGCTCCGACGGTGAGACGCTCGCCGACGTGCTGCCGCGCCTCGCCCACGACGACGCGGCGATGTCGGCCCTCGCCGATCGCGTCATCCTCGCCGTCAACCCGCTGCTCGCGATCCTCGATCCCTCGATGATCGTGCTCGGCGGGCCGACCGGCACGGCAGGCGGACCCCGGCTCGTCGAGCTCGTCGCCGAGCGCGTCGACGCGGCCGCCCACCCGAAGCTCGCGCTGCGCACGAGCGGCACGGGCGCCCAGCCGGTGCTCCTCGGTGCGCGCCAACAGCTCGTGGAGCAGATCCGCGACCACCTCGAGGCCGACATCTCGCTCTCCACCTGA
- a CDS encoding ABC transporter permease, with amino-acid sequence MSFYLRRVAFYLVTLWAAISLNFLLPRLLPGDPAAIMLGKLRRASGGRPLSEETIQAITSILGAGKDMSMWDQYLAYWGRLLQGDLGVSSTRYPATVSDLIAAALPWTITLVGVATVISFMLGIVVGAWVGWRRGTKLDHLVPVTTVFQSIPYFWLALVLVAVFSVQLGWFPIVGGYDVFEFPAGPELSWAFIGSAVYHAILPATTIVISSVGGWLLGMRNMMVSTMSEDYVVTAEAKGLTPRRVRTKYASRNAAIPSLAGFGIALGFVVAGSIVMEQVFSYPGIGKLMIQAVQGLDYALMQGVFLVITLTVLAANFFMDLIYGFIDPRVRHNG; translated from the coding sequence ATGAGCTTCTACCTGAGAAGGGTCGCCTTCTACCTGGTGACCCTCTGGGCGGCGATCTCGCTCAACTTCCTGCTCCCGCGCCTGCTCCCGGGCGACCCTGCGGCGATCATGCTCGGCAAGCTCCGGCGTGCGAGCGGCGGGCGTCCGCTCTCGGAGGAGACGATCCAGGCGATCACCTCCATCCTCGGGGCGGGGAAGGACATGTCCATGTGGGACCAGTACCTGGCGTACTGGGGCCGGCTGCTGCAGGGAGACCTCGGTGTCTCCTCGACGCGGTACCCGGCAACCGTCTCCGACCTCATCGCCGCGGCGCTGCCGTGGACGATCACGCTGGTCGGTGTCGCGACCGTCATCTCATTCATGCTCGGCATCGTCGTCGGCGCATGGGTGGGGTGGCGGCGCGGCACCAAGCTCGACCACCTCGTGCCGGTCACGACGGTCTTCCAGTCGATCCCGTACTTCTGGTTGGCGCTCGTGCTCGTGGCGGTGTTCTCGGTGCAACTGGGGTGGTTCCCGATCGTCGGCGGCTACGACGTGTTCGAGTTCCCGGCGGGCCCCGAGCTCAGCTGGGCGTTCATCGGCAGCGCGGTCTACCACGCCATCCTCCCGGCGACCACGATCGTGATCTCGTCGGTCGGCGGCTGGCTCCTCGGCATGCGCAACATGATGGTCTCGACGATGTCGGAGGACTACGTCGTCACCGCCGAGGCCAAGGGCCTCACCCCGCGCCGCGTGCGCACGAAGTACGCCTCCCGCAACGCCGCCATCCCGAGCCTCGCGGGGTTCGGGATCGCGTTGGGCTTCGTCGTCGCCGGCTCGATCGTCATGGAGCAGGTGTTCAGCTACCCGGGCATCGGCAAGCTCATGATCCAGGCGGTCCAGGGCCTCGACTACGCGCTGATGCAGGGCGTGTTCCTCGTCATCACGCTCACGGTGCTCGCGGCGAACTTCTTCATGGACCTGATCTACGGCTTCATCGACCCGAGGGTGCGACACAATGGATGA
- a CDS encoding malate:quinone oxidoreductase — MNSAETVDVVLIGGGIMSATLGSLISRLQPDWSIRVYERLGEVAQESSNAWNNAGTGHAALCELNYMPENPDGSVSAAKAVSINEQFQISRQYWAYLVSIGALPEPHNFINTAPHMTFVRGAANIEYLKKRVAALKDQPLFPDLEYTEDLERIAEWTPLLAKKRNPKQKVAATRIVSGTDVDFGALTKFLFTDIAERGAEIHTNHQVTRLKRQKDGTWRLRVKHLVGGTPSSVNARFVFVGAGGGALALLQHSGISEIKGFGGFPISGQFLRTTNPKLVAQHQAKVYGKAAVGAPPMSVPHLDTRVVDGETALLFGPYAGFTPKFLKTSTWFDLPFSIRLHNLGPMIQVGLKNFDLVKYLVGELMANREKKMQALREFMPTAKTEDWELITAGQRVQVMKKDPEKGGILQFGTEVITGADGTIAGLLGASPGASTAAPIMLDVIARCFPDRMAEWEPKLREMIPGYGTTLSSDPAAAEASLAETAKALQIQA, encoded by the coding sequence GTGAATTCAGCGGAAACGGTCGACGTCGTCCTGATCGGCGGGGGCATCATGAGCGCGACGCTCGGCTCCCTCATCTCCAGGCTTCAGCCCGACTGGTCCATCCGCGTCTACGAGCGCCTCGGCGAGGTCGCGCAGGAGTCCTCGAACGCGTGGAACAACGCAGGCACCGGCCACGCCGCGCTCTGCGAGCTGAACTACATGCCCGAGAACCCCGACGGCAGCGTGAGCGCGGCCAAGGCCGTCTCGATCAACGAGCAGTTCCAGATCAGCCGCCAGTACTGGGCGTACCTCGTGTCGATCGGGGCGCTGCCCGAGCCGCACAACTTCATCAACACCGCGCCGCACATGACGTTCGTGCGCGGCGCCGCGAACATCGAGTACCTGAAGAAGCGCGTCGCCGCGCTGAAGGACCAGCCGCTGTTCCCCGACCTCGAGTACACCGAAGACCTCGAGCGCATCGCCGAGTGGACCCCTCTCCTCGCGAAGAAGCGCAACCCGAAGCAGAAGGTCGCGGCGACCCGCATCGTCTCGGGCACCGACGTCGACTTCGGCGCCCTCACGAAGTTCCTCTTCACCGACATCGCCGAGCGTGGCGCCGAGATCCACACGAACCATCAGGTCACCCGCCTGAAGCGCCAGAAGGACGGCACCTGGCGCCTGCGCGTGAAGCACCTCGTGGGCGGCACGCCCAGCTCCGTGAACGCGCGCTTCGTGTTCGTCGGCGCCGGCGGCGGCGCCCTCGCCCTGCTGCAGCACTCGGGCATCTCCGAGATCAAGGGCTTCGGCGGGTTCCCGATCTCCGGGCAGTTCCTGCGCACCACGAACCCCAAGCTCGTCGCCCAGCACCAGGCCAAGGTCTACGGCAAGGCCGCCGTCGGCGCCCCGCCGATGTCGGTGCCGCACCTCGACACGCGCGTCGTCGACGGCGAGACCGCGCTGCTCTTCGGCCCGTACGCCGGGTTCACGCCGAAGTTCCTGAAGACGAGCACCTGGTTCGACCTGCCGTTCTCGATCCGCCTGCACAACCTCGGCCCGATGATCCAGGTGGGCCTGAAGAACTTCGACCTCGTGAAGTACCTCGTCGGCGAGCTCATGGCCAACCGCGAGAAGAAGATGCAGGCCCTGCGCGAGTTCATGCCGACGGCGAAGACTGAAGACTGGGAGCTCATCACGGCCGGCCAGCGCGTGCAGGTCATGAAGAAGGACCCCGAGAAGGGCGGCATCCTCCAGTTCGGCACCGAGGTCATCACCGGCGCCGACGGCACGATCGCGGGCCTCCTCGGCGCCTCGCCTGGGGCTTCGACGGCCGCGCCGATCATGCTGGACGTCATCGCTCGCTGCTTCCCCGACCGCATGGCCGAGTGGGAGCCGAAGCTCCGCGAGATGATCCCCGGCTACGGCACGACGCTCTCGAGCGATCCGGCCGCGGCCGAGGCGTCGCTCGCCGAGACGGCGAAGGCGCTGCAGATCCAGGCATAG
- a CDS encoding N-acetylglucosamine kinase, with protein sequence MSGVIVAVDAGGSKTDAVALTIDGELVAHARGGGSSPHFEGLGEAVAVVDGLVRSVAGRSRVVHAGLYVSGLDLPIEVEQYAAAVAGFDWAGDSTTVANDLYALLRAGTDEPDAVAIVCGTGVNAVGVRADGADVRFPSLGGLSGDWGGGSGLGEQALWHAARDVDGRGPRTALTTAIVDRLGVASVQALIEDLHFGRRDSNDLAALAPAVFEAARSGDAVAAELVDRQADEIVAFARACVTRLGLADRAIPIVLGGGIIRAADPRLISGITSGLAVVAPRARIEMLDASPIVGASLLALATAGASPEALERARSAVARGTRVERVEVARETEPVGS encoded by the coding sequence TTGAGCGGCGTCATCGTCGCGGTCGACGCGGGCGGTTCGAAGACCGACGCCGTCGCCCTCACGATCGACGGCGAGCTCGTGGCGCATGCGCGCGGCGGCGGGTCGAGCCCGCACTTCGAGGGCCTCGGCGAGGCGGTCGCCGTCGTCGACGGACTCGTGCGTTCGGTCGCGGGGCGATCGCGCGTCGTGCATGCGGGCCTCTACGTCTCGGGCCTCGACCTGCCGATCGAGGTCGAGCAGTACGCGGCCGCGGTCGCGGGCTTCGACTGGGCCGGCGATTCGACGACGGTCGCCAACGACCTCTACGCCCTGCTGCGCGCCGGCACCGACGAGCCCGACGCCGTGGCGATCGTCTGCGGCACGGGCGTGAACGCGGTGGGCGTGCGCGCCGACGGGGCCGACGTGCGCTTCCCCTCCCTCGGCGGCCTCTCGGGCGACTGGGGCGGCGGCAGCGGGCTCGGCGAGCAGGCCCTGTGGCATGCCGCACGGGATGTCGACGGCCGTGGCCCGCGCACCGCGCTCACGACGGCGATCGTCGATCGTCTCGGCGTGGCCTCGGTGCAGGCGCTCATCGAGGACCTGCACTTCGGCCGGCGAGACTCGAACGATCTCGCCGCGCTCGCCCCCGCGGTGTTCGAGGCCGCACGGTCGGGCGACGCGGTGGCGGCCGAGCTTGTCGACCGGCAGGCCGACGAGATCGTGGCCTTCGCCCGTGCGTGCGTCACGCGCCTCGGGCTCGCCGATCGCGCGATCCCGATCGTGCTGGGCGGCGGCATCATCCGTGCGGCGGATCCACGGCTCATCTCGGGCATCACGTCCGGCCTCGCCGTCGTGGCGCCGCGCGCCAGGATCGAGATGCTCGACGCGTCTCCGATCGTCGGTGCATCCCTGCTCGCCCTCGCAACGGCGGGCGCGAGCCCCGAGGCGCTCGAGCGAGCACGCAGCGCGGTCGCCCGCGGAACACGGGTCGAACGCGTGGAGGTCGCGCGCGAGACGGAGCCCGTCGGGTCCTGA
- a CDS encoding ABC transporter permease, whose translation MDDSRPTLVRPDEDSGYATGDDALFQAPVSAEAVRETAREASATAALAVARSTRGGRFRHLLPSRSGKLITGVVIVALITLFGIFGPMIAQPPRDSSNEALQPPSAEHWLGTTKLGYDVFSQLAWGTQGSLFIGLVAGIVALLLAVIFGVFAGYFGGVLDEVLTLFTNIVLVIPGLPVVMVIAAYVQNAEGLGPLARSSLLVALVLGITGWAGSAVVLRAQARSLRTREYVAAARVAGEKPGRIIFVEILPNLVPLLAAQFIFGVIFAVLGEAGLSYLGLGPTGSITLGTMLNDAQTGQAVGTGAWWWFVPPGLIIAALGAGLSLINFAIDEVVNPKLRLAPENAKRQRRAAKAGKGVADSGAFA comes from the coding sequence ATGGATGACTCCCGACCCACACTCGTCCGTCCCGACGAGGACTCCGGCTACGCCACGGGCGACGACGCCCTGTTCCAGGCCCCGGTGTCCGCCGAGGCCGTGCGCGAGACCGCCCGCGAGGCGTCGGCGACCGCGGCCCTCGCAGTCGCCCGGTCGACCCGCGGCGGCCGGTTCCGCCACCTCCTGCCGAGTCGCTCTGGCAAGCTCATCACGGGCGTCGTGATCGTCGCCCTCATCACGCTCTTCGGCATCTTCGGCCCGATGATCGCCCAGCCGCCGCGCGACTCGAGCAACGAGGCGCTGCAGCCGCCGTCGGCAGAGCACTGGCTCGGCACGACGAAGCTCGGCTACGACGTCTTCTCCCAGCTCGCCTGGGGCACGCAGGGCTCCCTCTTCATCGGCCTCGTCGCCGGCATCGTCGCCCTGCTGCTCGCAGTGATCTTCGGCGTGTTCGCCGGATACTTCGGCGGGGTGCTCGACGAAGTGCTCACCCTCTTCACGAACATCGTCCTCGTCATCCCGGGCCTCCCGGTCGTCATGGTGATCGCGGCGTACGTGCAGAACGCCGAGGGGCTCGGGCCGCTCGCGAGGAGTTCCCTGCTCGTCGCCCTCGTGCTCGGCATCACCGGCTGGGCCGGATCGGCGGTGGTGCTCCGAGCACAGGCCCGCTCGCTGCGCACCCGCGAGTACGTCGCCGCCGCCCGCGTGGCGGGCGAGAAGCCGGGCCGCATCATCTTCGTCGAGATCCTGCCGAACCTCGTGCCGTTGCTCGCCGCGCAGTTCATCTTCGGCGTCATCTTCGCGGTGCTCGGCGAGGCGGGCCTCTCCTACCTCGGCCTCGGGCCGACGGGGTCGATCACGCTCGGCACGATGCTGAACGACGCGCAGACCGGCCAAGCCGTGGGCACGGGCGCCTGGTGGTGGTTCGTGCCGCCGGGCCTCATCATCGCCGCCCTCGGCGCCGGCCTCTCCCTCATCAACTTCGCGATCGACGAGGTCGTGAACCCGAAGCTCAGGCTCGCGCCTGAGAACGCGAAGCGCCAGCGCAGGGCCGCCAAGGCCGGCAAGGGCGTCGCCGACAGCGGAGCATTCGCATGA